The window CAGGAGAAGTGTCTCCGTCCGAGGGAGGACAGGGGGCTCCTCCACTGGCTCTGTCCCTCCGCTGGCTGGGAAGGTCTGGGGCCAGGACCGGAGCTCCCGTCCGGCCGCTCTCAGCCCCTGGGAGCTCCCACTCGGAGCCGCCGTCCTCAGCCCCGGCCACGGGCTCCTCTCCCAGGCTCggttccccttcctcttcccgGAGCTGCCGCAGCGGCTGCAGGAGGTCCTGGACAGGAAAGAAGTGGAGggatagagagagagagctcCGCTCCTGCCCCTCCGCCCCGGCAGGAGCGGCGCTGCTGGCCGCGCTgggagccccggccccggtCCCTGCAGGGATCGGCCCTCCGCACTGCGCGCCTCTGCCCGCGGCGTAacgagcagcagcagggagagcccgCGGCAGAAAGCCGAGAGCTgcatcctgtccctgtccctgtcctcgTCTCGATACCGTATTGCTTCTTTGCCCATGAAGTCTCTCGTTATATCCCCACGCTGCCCGGGGGGagctcagctgcctcctgccagaCCCCTGCAGGAGCCGAGGTGCTGCACTGTGCGCTCTGGCTTCGGTAAGGGAACTCTTGGCAACTGCCCCCACAGGTCaccctccaggagctggggctcttCTGAGTGCAGCAACTGCTCCGGAGGCAGAGAGCTGCCCTCAGTCATCTCCCCTGCTGGCAGCGCCTGTTTTTCCAGTGATTTCCTCTCCCTCCACTCTCCATCACTGTTAGGAAGGAGTTGATGCAGTCAAAGAACCTTGCACTTTCGGCCTGTTTGCTCTGCCTTAGACACACAGGAGCTGAAAGCTGGGTTGATTTCCCTTCCAAGGGGCTGAAGGATGGATCATTAGTCCGCAGCAGCTCTTGGGACAACAGCTTTTTCTCTATATACAAATTTCTGTGCTATGTGAGTAGACCACGTCCTGAGACTTGGGTTTAggatattttccttctttgaatGTTCCTCTGATGTTGTTTCTCTGGCACTGTCACCAAACCCTTCCTTACCTTTGTAACCCTTCCCTCTGTAAGGGGCAGAACAGCAGACGGGGTCCTTTCATTCACCACCTGGGTAATATTAAAGCAATTTCACTAAGCCTCTGCCTTCTACACTCTTCAAACTAGCAGTATCTACTGGTGTGGGACAGTGATTTTTGCATCCAGctgttttaacagctggcaAGTGGGTTTGTTTAAAGCAAAACAGCAGAGAACCTGGCAGAGAGAGGAGATGTGTGTTTTGAAAGCTCAGTACCTGAATGAAGGAAGATCCTGTCAGGTGAGAGGGTTATTGTTGATAGAGAATGAAAGCAGGTCTGGGTGAGGATGTACATTATCCTCAGTTTTGTGTGTACTAAAGACAGGAGGTGAAAGGGATAAAGCAGTGAGACTGAACAGGATCTGTGTTATGATCAAGGGGAATAAATACAACTGGCCCTCTGTTAATAAGCTAGCCAGAAGTGAGTCCTGGATGAGACCAAATCTGCATTGCTGCCTGACATCAAATCAGGTACACCAAAAGTACACATATTTGAGAAGGATGTCTATATGTTTCTTTCTGTAGGAGTACTTTTATTGGAGCCTTTTCTCCTCAGCAACTTCTGTTATTCTGGCCTGTAAACTCATGCACTGCTTCTTAGCAAAGATGGAAATAGCACAGCTAGAGATGAGCTTCCTTCATCTGGCTGGCATCCTCACTTCAAAGCTTAGCTTTGATTATTTAAATGCTAATAGAACTCAGCAAACTACCTAAAGTACAAACACACCTGGCTTCAGTCCTGGGGATCTAATTATAGAGCCTTTTATGTGAAATAAATTGTTCTTGCTTTGAGAAAAgtgcctttttaaaatgttcccaCAAAATGCCAGGTGATGGGATGACACATTACCAGCTCGACCTCTGTAATTGCAactcttctctgtttcttacTCATCTTCTGTAGGATTCTGTTCACAAGTGCTCACAACTCAGACTTCAACCTACTCTGACCtctgttatttttctgcaaataaaCTTCAGTAGTGCTTGTCCTTAACTGGGTTTTCAGTGGAATTTTAACATTAAGAAACCTTTATGTCTGTGAGAACATCCCTGCTCTAGAGTtactgggagctgggaacaaACTTTAAACTCAAGATTATTAGAAAGGAGGCTGTAAAGTTCCCATTAGCACCAGCTGTCACGAGTTACTGGCTCTACATTTTTACATTGTTTGTTACATTGGCTGACACCCTGATGTCCGTGGGCTGTGTGGATTTACTTCCCACCACGTGGGCTGCACCTGGGCCAGCACCCAACCTGGAGAGAGACTCTAAGAAAGCTGGATGCTTTCTGTTAAGCTCCCCCAGGTAAGCAGCTCTGCTTCTTCTTAGCTTAAGTAAAGAGGCTAAGCCACGTATAGACCAGCTCTTGTTATGGTTGGAAGATGAAAGAATAACACAGTTTTCATTCTGGACTTTAATTCTTTATTTGATTGGTGgaagtcttaatttttttgtgatttttttttttcttagtaatGGTACTTCAGAGTTTAATAAATCTATTATGGACTAATCCATCATTGGAGAGCTTGTACTCAGGGCTATGTATGTGGCAACAAATATCTGTTCAGTGCATTTTCAcagttgctgctgctttgttaATAAAGTTAACTTAAACAGATTAACTAGCAAACAGCATAAGACCTAACCAAAAATGTTAAACAAGGAAGCCTTCAGGATatgtttttcaattttcttctcagtgctTTGAAATACCTGGATCTACCTGTGGAAGAGTAGGGTGCCTTTGGATTTCCTTCAAAGAAGGGTGGCCTTGTTTcggggttgtggggttttttgttagttgttgttgggttttttggcattttttttatGAGATGAAGTATACTACTAAGAAAAAATGGTTTTCCTCCATCAGTGGCAGATCTAAATGCAGAGTCACTGCTTTCTAATGATGTCTGCTTAGACAGCTGCCTTTGTTCAAATTGTGGATCAGAACCTTTCTGTTTACCAGGCAGCAGCCCTCTGAAATGCTCCTGAATTCTAATGTCTAACTGCAAACTAGGGCTCTATTTCAGGAATGAGCTATGAACAAATCACACCACAAACCTTGAAGCAAATTCATTTCATTATGGAAACCAGTTTATTACCTGTGACATAATGAGACTTGTTTATTTATACATTCAGTAAACAAACAGTACAACTGTagttttctgtaattaattttcagataGATCACAAATAACTAATCTGATACAAACAGCCAGTACAGCAAAGGTGTGTTCTGTTGGCCAAGTATATCAGAGGAGAGGTGGATGCCTTTGCTCAGGACATCATGTACCAGGCAAGGGGGTACTTTGAAACCCCAAAGTCAGTCCTGTCAATAAAGAAGAGGAATAAGTCATAGAAAGAGAAGTATACAGGATTTCACACATGGAAATTAACTGTTTTCTTACTGTTCTAGTGGCAGATTTAGGTCCACTATTCTGCTTAGAGTTTGTTTGGATTGGAACAAATATCCCTGGGGTGAAAAACCTCTCTCATCTTCTAATAAAAGATGAAATGCTTACAGCTGCctcagaggaaggagggaaagcaaGTAGAGCAGAGGTGTGGCAATCACAGGTTTTAAGTCTACATCTGATGACAGTGAATTCTGAGGAGGGTAAAATAATAAACTGTGTTTGTGACAGGAGGGTGAAACTTAGCTTAGGGCACCATTTCCATTAGCTCTGCCCCTTTCCACATTTCTGCAAGTTATAAATGAATACAGACCAGCAGCCTCTGGCTTTCTCTTACCATGGCAGAGTCAGCATCCTAGTCCACTCAGAGACCCAATTCTGTCTAGTCTGACACCAAAACATCCCCTGGAGaggctctttttctttctgccctgGTATCTACGGGACAAAGTCAGGAGGTCGCTGAAGAATCTCTGGATCACACCGTCACTCATGGAAATGCTCTCGGGCTGGTCCCTGGTGCTTTGGAGCCACTGCAGTGCAGTGTCCTGCTGATCAAGGGCACCTGCTGGGATCAGGTCATCTTCCTCATGGTCCCTCTCTTCTGAGACCGGGGGATGCTCCAGGTCCTCATCTAACAATTTGGACAGActctggaaaaagggaagagtaGAAGGtggaagagaggagaaggaggggtTTTAGGAACTCTCATTTTTTCCATATAAGCCATACTGAGTGCTAAGTTCAAGGACATATTTCTGAGCTGCCAGACTGCCTGTTAAGTCTTTCTTGGAACTGCGCATGTGCGATAAATCACGAAAAACTTGAAAAAGGCCTGATAAAGTATGAAtaaggaataagaaaaaaatagttggtATCTAAGAGAATTAATGCAATGGCATGAGACATGCTGAAATTGCTTCTGAAGGATTTGGTTATACATTTCTATGCACACTGGGAGGTTACTTCATATGTGGCAATGCCAGCTCCCTAGTGCAGtaactgaaatgttttttctcaATGACTTGGAACTCCTGCACAAATACACATAGGTACACATAcacactttctctttttcctgtatTCTACACCTGGTAGTCACAAGCAGGGGCTGCATTGCTGCACAACTGAGCTGAGGAGGAGATCCTGCAGGTACAACCTCTTAACTTCTTTTTCATCTAAAACCAGGGGCTTCAGGGAGGAGCACGCAGGTGACTGCTCTAGGGCTTTAGGTCATAGTCCTTCCAGAATCACTTCTTTTACTACAAAAGCTTATTGCTACACTTAGTCACAGGATGACCCTAAATGTACAAACCCCTAACTGaacccacaggaaaaaaaaaccccaaacattttcctttcaattgCCTCATGTGATTAGAAATTTAAATCCAGTGATCAAAGACTTTTGTGTCCTCTGTTAAATAACTCTGTGTCTGCCTATCTCAGCATTCCTGCTGTCATGGTGTCTCTTCAAGATGGGGCTGGAAGAAACAGAGCTCATCTGACATGTCCAATTCCTAAAGAAACATCAGCTTCTTTCAGCTCTATTGAGCAGCCAGTCACTTACCTGTAAGCTGGAAATGGATCTGGCTCCTGCCTGGTTTTGACTGACAATAAGCAGCAGAAGGAATCCGGGGCAAAAAAGAAGTTTCAGATTCATGTTTGGTGTTGATTCCTCTTCTCTTAAGTCTCTCCAGTTGAGTGTTGCTCTGTGTCTCCAGCTATCAGCATTTATATCTTCCTCCAACTCCTCCCAAATCTACCTTTTGAGTTCCTGCTAGTGCAAGGATTGGTTTGAGGTT is drawn from Hirundo rustica isolate bHirRus1 chromosome 22, bHirRus1.pri.v3, whole genome shotgun sequence and contains these coding sequences:
- the LOC120762443 gene encoding LOW QUALITY PROTEIN: uncharacterized protein LOC120762443 (The sequence of the model RefSeq protein was modified relative to this genomic sequence to represent the inferred CDS: inserted 1 base in 1 codon); protein product: MGKEAIRGAQCGGPIPAGTGAGAPSAASSAAPAGAEGQERSSLSLSLHFFPVQDLLQPLRQLREEEGEPSLGEEPVAGAEDGGSEWELPGAESGRTGAPXPGPRPSQPAEGQSQWRSPLSSLGRRHFSCLFGTRMERTGAQTGLGCGSTEPVSGAHGEAEAGTGSQDLPGSPGRRSAAKPYQAALTVRGYRNAECSSPSALRARS